The sequence AAACCGAAGACCTGCGCGACATCATCCTGGTCGGGCACTCCACCGGCGGCGGCGAAGTCACCCGCTACATCGGCCGGCACGGCACGGCACGGGTCGCCAAACTGGTCCTGCTCGGCGCCATCCCGCCGCTGATGCTGAAGACGGAAGCCAACCCCGAGGGCCTGCCGATCGAGGTGTTCGACGAGATCCGCCAGGGTGTGCTCACGGACCGCTCGCAGTACTACAAGGACCTCAGTGCCCCGTTCTACGGTGCCAACCGTGAGGGCTCGACCGTCTCCCAGGGAACGCGTGACGAATTCTGGCTCTGGAGCATGACCGTCGGCATCAAGGGCGCCTACGACTGCATCAAGGCGTTCTCCGAGACGGACACGACCGAGGACCTGAAGAAGGTCGATGTGCCGACACTGATCGTGCACGGCGACGACGACCAGATCGTGCCCATCGTCTCCGCGGGCGCCAAATCATCCAAGATCGTCAAGGACGCGCAGTACAAGGTCTACGAGGGCGCACCTCATGGCCTTGCGATGGTGCCCAAGTACGCCGAGATCTTCAACAGAGACCTGCTTGAGTTCGCGCGTAGTTACTGACCTTGTTGGCGTGATGTCGTGGCTGACAGGTGGTGGTTGTCGCGGTAGGCCGGTCACATGAGGTATCCGCAAGGGGGCGGGCTGACCGCGGAGCGGCGGGCATTTCGCGAGCACATCCGGATGGAGGCGGCCGAGTTATTCGCCCTGGGACACGACAATGCCGCTATCGCCCAGCAGTTACGGGTCAGCGTGCGCTCGGTACAGCGGTGGCGCCAGACATGGGAGCACGGCGGAACGCCGGCCCTGGAGTCAAAGGGGCCGGCGTCCAGGCCCAAGCTGAGTGAGGCACTGTTCGCAGTGCTCGAGCAGGAGCTGGCCAAGGGGCCGGTCGCGCACGGCTGGCCGGACCAGACCTGGACGCTGGCTCGGATCAAGACGCTGATCGGGCGCCGGTTCCACAAGAGCATGACGCTGTCGGCCATCGCGCAGATGCTGCACCGGCACGGCTTCAGCCACCAGGTCCCCGCCCGCCGCGCTCTGGAGCGCAACGAGGAAGCCGTCACCGGCTGGGTGAAGGAGACCTGGCCCCAGGTGGAAACGCCGTGGCGGCGCTCGGGGCCTGGCTGTGCTTCGAAGACGAAGCCGGCTTCTCGATGACGCCGCCCACCACCCGCACCTGGGCCAGGCGCGGACACACACCCCTCATCCGGGTCCGGGGGGCGCTCCCAGCGCCGCTTCTCCATCGCCGCTCTGGCCTGCTACAAGCAGGGCGAACGCTCACGCCTGATCTACCGGCCCAAGCACCACGTCGATCACAAGCGGGGCGGCAGACGCAGCTTCACCTGGACCGATTACCGCGACCTGCTGATCGCCGCCCACCAGCAGCTCGGCGCGCCGATCGTACTCGTCTGGGACAACCTCAACGTGCACAAAGACGCCCGGCTACGGGAGTTCATCGACACCCACGACTGGATCACCTGCTACTTCCTGCCGGCCTATGCACCAGACCTCAACCCTGTCGAGGGCATCTGGTCACTGCTGCGACGCAGCAGCCAGGCCAACACCGCTTTCGCCGATCCCGACCACCTGATGCGCACCCTTCGACAGGGCCTGCGCGAGATCCAGTACCGCAGCAAACTCATCGATGGATGTCTCGCCGAAACCGGCCTCACCGTGACGACATCACGCCAGCAAGGTCAGTAACCGTGGCGGGCGTCGCGACGGACCAGCCCGGCCCGTAGAACGTTGAGAGCGCCCACCGTGTCCGCGTGCGCGCTGTGGCCGCACGAGACGCAGTGGAACTTCTCCTGGGTGGGCCGGTTCTGCGCTGACGCGTGCCCGCATTCGGGGCAGGTCCGGGAGGTGTTGCGGGGGTCCACGGCGATCACGTCTCGTCCGGCGCTTTCAGCCTTGGCGCGCAGGATCGTCAGGAACGCCCCCCATCCGGCATCAGAGATCGAGTGGTTGAGTCCGGCCTTCGCTGCCGCGCCGTTGGACAGGAAGGCGCTCGGCCGGTCAGGGTCGGGCTTCGGTGCGGGGGCCTTGACCATGTTGCGGATCTTGAGGTCTTCGTGCGCGATGAAGTCGTGTTCACGGACGAGGTCAAGGGCGGTCTTGTGGGCGTGGTCGAGGCGCTGCCGCCTCACCCTGCGGTGGAGGTCGGCAACCCGCTGGACGGCCCGCTGGTGGTTCTTGGTGCGCTTGTCGCGCCGGACGCGGGGGAAGCGGGCGAGGGCCTGCTGTGCGGCTTCGAGCTTGGCGGCGGCCTTGCGGCCGTGGCGGGGGTTGGGTACGAACTCGCCGCCAGAGTCGGCGAGGAAGTTCGCTATGCCCATGTCGATGCCGACCACAGAGCCGGTGACGGGCAGGGGTTCGGGCTCGGCCTGGTCGGCGGTCAGAATGACGTACCAGCGTTTGCCTTCACGCTTGACGCTGACCAGGTCATCCGGCCGCTGTGATGGTGTCCGATGGTCCGGCAGGGGGATGCCGGCCTCGCTGCGCCACAGTACGTCGCTGAGGGCGTCGCGGACGCGACAGGTGTCGTGGCCGGCTCAGTGGTGTGTGGTGTGGTCGTGCTGGGCGCGGGCGGCGGCGCGGACGATGTTGCGGGACATGCCTCCGAAGACGACCGCGTGGAGGGGCTTGATACTCCACCAGTACAGATGGCCCAGCAGGCCGCGGGGGTGGAACAGCGCCCGCTGCCGGTATCGGACCGGGCCACTGCCGTTGCCGTCCACTCGCATCTCCAGCCAGGCCAGGCCGGGGAGCCGCATCTCGGCGCGTAGTCGCAGCAGCCCGCCGCGTTCGATCTCCTCGACTCGCCAGAAGTCGAGCGAGTCACCGGCCCGCAGCCGTCGGGCGTCCCGCCGGCCCCGGCGCAGGCCGACGCCGCCGACGAGGCGGTCGACCCAGCCGCGCGCGGCCCAGGCCAGCGGGAGGGAGTACCAGCCGTTCTCGCCGCCGATGCCTTCGATGACCTGCCACAGTGCCTCCGGCGCCACGTTCGCCTCGCGTTCTCGGACGTCGGCGTACAGGCTGCCGCCTGCCCAGTCCGGGTCGGTCGGCAGCGGGTCGCTGGGGGCGCCGGGCACGGAAGCCGAGGACCAGCGTGTGGCGACCTGGGCTTCCCGGACGCGCTGCAACGCAAGGGTGACTGCTTGGTCGAAGCCGAGCGGATGGCCGGGCGGACTGGGCAGGTACCGCTCGATGTCCCGCTCCCGGCAGACCACTTCGTTGCGCAGGGACTCCGTGAGCGGGCGGGCGATCGAGGCGGGCACCGGGGTCACCAGGCCGACCCAGTGACTTGACAGTCGGGGTGTCAGCACGGGCACGGGCATGATGAGCCGCCGGGGCAGTCCGGCGACGGCGGCGTACCGCTGCATCATCTCCCGGTAGGTGAGCACCTCCGGGCCACCGATGTCGAAGGCGCGGCTGACGTCGGCGGGCAGACGGGAGCAGCCCACCAGGACGCGCAGGACGTCCCGCACAGCGATGGGCTGGATACGGGTGTGCACCCAGCGCGGGGTGACCATCACCGGCAGCCGCTCGGTGAGATAGCGCAGCATCTCGAAACTGGCCGAGCCGGAACCGATGATGACGGCGGCGCGCAGGACGGCGGTCGGCACACCCGAGCCGAGCAGGATGCGGCCCACCTCGGCACGGGAACGCAGGTGGGGAGACAGATCCGACTCGGCAACCCCTTCCGGGGTCAGTCCGCCGAGGTAGACGAGGCGGCGGACGTGGGCCCGACGGGCCTGCTCGCCGAAGACGCGGGCCGCGTCACGGTCGGTCCGTTCGAAGTCGCGCCCGGTGCCGAGGGCGTGCACCAGGTAGTAGGCCACGTCCACGCCGCCCATCGCCCGTGCCACCGACGCGGCGTCGAGGACGTCGCCCCGGACGACCTCCACCCGGTCGGCCCACGGATGGTCGCGCAGCTTGCGCGGTGTGCGCGCCAGGCAGCGCACCCGGTACCCGGCGTGAAGCAGCTCGGGCACGAGCCGACCGCCGATGTAGCCGCTCGCGCCGGTCACCAGACAGGTCAGTGGCTCGTGAGTCGTCGCCCCGTCGCCGGTCGTCGTCGTGGTCGCCTCGTCCGCCACCGGTACCGTCCCTGCTCCTCGCTCGTGCGCCGCACCTTGCTTTCCCGGACTTCTACAGTGTTGACCGTCCAGCGGAACGCGCCTCGTACTCGCGCTGATCGGGTGACGTCAGCG comes from Streptomyces sp. FXJ1.172 and encodes:
- a CDS encoding alpha/beta fold hydrolase, which translates into the protein MPFATAEDGTQIFYKDWGSGQPVVFSHGWPLTADAWDPQMKLMVDNGFRAIAHDRRGGGRSGQPWDGNNLDTYADDLAAVIETEDLRDIILVGHSTGGGEVTRYIGRHGTARVAKLVLLGAIPPLMLKTEANPEGLPIEVFDEIRQGVLTDRSQYYKDLSAPFYGANREGSTVSQGTRDEFWLWSMTVGIKGAYDCIKAFSETDTTEDLKKVDVPTLIVHGDDDQIVPIVSAGAKSSKIVKDAQYKVYEGAPHGLAMVPKYAEIFNRDLLEFARSY
- a CDS encoding SDR family oxidoreductase: MADEATTTTTGDGATTHEPLTCLVTGASGYIGGRLVPELLHAGYRVRCLARTPRKLRDHPWADRVEVVRGDVLDAASVARAMGGVDVAYYLVHALGTGRDFERTDRDAARVFGEQARRAHVRRLVYLGGLTPEGVAESDLSPHLRSRAEVGRILLGSGVPTAVLRAAVIIGSGSASFEMLRYLTERLPVMVTPRWVHTRIQPIAVRDVLRVLVGCSRLPADVSRAFDIGGPEVLTYREMMQRYAAVAGLPRRLIMPVPVLTPRLSSHWVGLVTPVPASIARPLTESLRNEVVCRERDIERYLPSPPGHPLGFDQAVTLALQRVREAQVATRWSSASVPGAPSDPLPTDPDWAGGSLYADVREREANVAPEALWQVIEGIGGENGWYSLPLAWAARGWVDRLVGGVGLRRGRRDARRLRAGDSLDFWRVEEIERGGLLRLRAEMRLPGLAWLEMRVDGNGSGPVRYRQRALFHPRGLLGHLYWWSIKPLHAVVFGGMSRNIVRAAARAQHDHTTHH